A genomic stretch from Theobroma cacao cultivar B97-61/B2 chromosome 4, Criollo_cocoa_genome_V2, whole genome shotgun sequence includes:
- the LOC18601516 gene encoding gibberellin-regulated protein 4 has translation MAKLVAAFLLALIAFSMLQTMVMASHGHGGHHYDQKHYGPGSLKSSQCPTQCSRRCSKTQYHKPCMFFCQKCCRKCLCVPPGYYGNKAVCPCYNNWKTKEGGPKCP, from the exons ATGGCTAAACTTGTTGCTGCCTTCTTGTTGGCCCTCATTGCCTTCTCCATGCTTCAAACCATG GTCATGGCATCACATGGACATGGAGGCCACCACTACGATCAA AAACATTACGGCCCTGGAAGCCTCAAGAGCTCCC AATGCCCAACACAGTGTTCGAGGAGGTGCAGCAAGACCCAGTACCATAAGCCATGCATGTTCTTCTGTCAGAAATGCTGCAGGAAATGCCTGTGTGTGCCCCCAGGGTATTATGGGAACAAAGCCGTGTGCCCTTGCTACAACAACTGGAAGACCAAGGAAGGAGGACCCAAGTGCCCTTGA